CGCCGGGTCTCCTTCGCGAAAGATCGCTTCATCTGGAGATCCATCCGGCCCCATCGGCCCCAGGCTCCGACGATCATTCCGGCCTCGATTCTCATCTCCCCCTCGCTGCCGGACGCGATGATAAAGGGCGTCGGACCCGATGACTCGATGCGGGAAACCGTGACTCCGGTCATGCCTCGCACACCAAGGATGACCGCTCGCTCGAACAGCATCCGATCGAGAGAGAGCCGGGAGATGCCCCGCGCGGTGCCGGGAAGATCGAAGGAGTACTCTCGTCGTCCCGCAATGACACGACATGTTCGAACCGGACGGGCACCGGCGGCATCGAGCGCTCCCGAAAGGCCGAGAAGGTCGAGAACCGGCCCGGCGTCCCAGGAGAGAAACTCACCGCAGATCTTGTCGCGCGGAAATGTGTCGCGCTCGACGAGGGTCACGTCGACGCCCTTCGAGGCGAGAAGTGCCGCAGCCGTCGATCCGGCCGGTCCGCCGCCGACGACCGCAACCTCGGTTTTGATCGTCGTCACGAGCCGGATCTCGCGACCAATCCGATGCGATACGGAAAGATCCGGACGACGCTGGCCCGAGCTCCAATGCTGCTCGCGACGCTCATCGCCTCTTCGACGGTGTAGCCGCGAGCGACGGAGGTCGGAGCGTCGAATCGAGTGATCCGTCCGATGAGTCGCAGCGCTCCGAGAAGCCGGGTGAAGAGCCATGGGACGATGTGGCGACGCGTATCCGAGACGATTGCGGCTTGCCGCGCCACCCGCAGCGCTTCTGTGAGAATTCGAGCATTCTGGCTCTCGTCGAAATGATGAAAGAGGTGGGAGGAGGTCACGACGTCGACCGAGCCGTCGAGGAAGGGGAGTCGGAAGGCATTCCCGACGACGCGGAGGATCGGATTTTTCGAGCCGAGCTTTCTGCCGTACAGAAGGTGCTCGATCCGGAGATCGAGACCGATTCGCATCTGCACGTCGTTGAGTGAATCGATCAGATCGGAGGTCCCCGACCCGAGATCGAGAACGCTGGCAGGGCGGGGCGCCGCGATGCGAACGGTTTTGCGAAATGCTCTGACTCCGCCGGCCAGCGAATTGAATTTCCG
The genomic region above belongs to Acidobacteriota bacterium and contains:
- a CDS encoding methyltransferase domain-containing protein — protein: MFLSQRVDTPELLDQEGQPVEDVERSLRDLRKFNSLAGGVRAFRKTVRIAAPRPASVLDLGSGTSDLIDSLNDVQMRIGLDLRIEHLLYGRKLGSKNPILRVVGNAFRLPFLDGSVDVVTSSHLFHHFDESQNARILTEALRVARQAAIVSDTRRHIVPWLFTRLLGALRLIGRITRFDAPTSVARGYTVEEAMSVASSIGARASVVRIFPYRIGLVARSGS